AGTTATAGAACCTTTTTCGACAGTTATATTTTTAGCGGTTGAATCGTATTCAAAAGTAAAAAACCAGCTGCCATTTTGTTCTTCCACCGCTTTACAAATTCCTGTTTGGTCCACATGCCCTTGCACAATGTGCCCGTCTAATCGGCCATTCATGAGCATGCAGCGTTCGAGGTTTATTTTATCGCCAATTTTAAGCTGGCCTAAATTTGTTTTTTGTAAAGTTTCCTGAATGGCGGTAACGGAATAGATGGATTTGTTGATTTCTGTAACAGTTAAACAAACCCCATTGTGCGCAACGCTTTGATCAACTTTTAATTCGGAGGTAAAGGGAGCATCAATAAAAAAATGAATATTATTTTTTTCATTTTTTATTTCCACTACTTTGCCAAGGCATTCAATAATTCCTGTAAACATATCCTAAATCAATTTCCCCCTGGTTTTTGTTGACTTGTAAAAACATGCACAAAACCTTTTAATTCGCGAGTTTCGATGCCGCTTAGGCGGATTTCATGCACTTCACAAACATAATAATACACCCCATCCGGTACCAATTGTTTGCTGTATTGATTCTTGCCGTCCCAGCGGATATTGGGATCGTTGCTCTTAAACACTGCTTGACCCCAACGGTTGTAAATTACCAAATCAATACTTTCAACAAACTTGTAGGGAAAAGGCACAAATAAATCATTGGCCCCATCACCATCCACAGTTATCACATTAGGCAATTCATATACCGGGCAGTTATCCACACAAACCGAATCGCTCATCGCACCTTCGTTTCCAAAGGAATCAACTGCGGCAACAGCATAACATCCGGCAATTGAATTACCATTGTTGTTATGGCTAAATACGAGTTCATTTTGGTCGTTGATGAGTTTAATTAAGTAAAGTTCTTCTCCCAAAACCGGCGTATAATAAATCTTGTATGCCACTACATCATCCGCACAGCTGGTATTGGGATTACTCCAGCTTATCGTATTTTGAATTAAGTCGCAGTCTGATTTAATGGTGAAATTTTTTGGAGCACAGGGCGCTGTAAAATCTTGCGGAGCCGCACAGGCAATTTGAGAGCGATTAATGATGGGGGAAACTATTCCCGGAGCAGAATATTTTCCTATTTCCTTAATCTTATAACAATAGGTACGACCGTTAATTAAACCGGTATCCGTAAAGGTTTTTAATGTTGTTTTTCCAATAGAGTCGAACTGTGTTGGGATAAATTCATTTTGCTTGTAAATGATAAAGAGGCTATCGGTCCAAGGCACATTAAAATTCCAATTGAGTTGCAGCTGATTATCGTTCGGCACTATACTTAAAAAAACAGATGAGGCTTTGCTGGAATTGCTAATAAATATATGATTGGGTAAGAGTGTATACAACTCAATTCTATAGGAGTATGGATTCTCTTTAGTGTTGAGGTTTTGTGTATCTTGATAAATTGTATCGTTAATGCTGTTAGTTGAATCCACCAATTGGAAATTTCCATTCCCAAAACCAACACTCCTGTAAATTAAATACCGATACGGTCCGGGAACAGCCTGTGTGTCAATTTCCGTTGGCTTAGACCAAGCAACTGTTATTTTTCCGGTAGTAGTGCTGGTTTCAACAACATCCACATTGGTAATAATGGGAGAATCTTTTTTTAATTGAACACAAAATTCGTTGGAGGCATAACTTTTAGAGCCGTCGTCAAAAATGGCATAAATCATATAACAATAGTCGAGACCGTTCACCAAACCATTTCCATTGTTGTTATCGGTAAAAGAAGTAGTACTTAAACCGCTAACAGTAGCAATTTCAACATATCCGGTAGAGGCCGGAATTCCGGTAATACAATCACCCGGGATGTATCCTGAAGGGCTGTTGCGCCGGTATATTTTATAGCCGGTAGCTTCACTGCAAATTTCTTGATTCCAATTGAGTTTAATAGCCGATCCGGTGGGTGTGGCAATAAGATTTTGAGGTGCCGGAGCAATAACGCGAATATTAATGGTTTTAATATCCACTAGAGGCGTGCTGAGGTCATTGTCTTCGGCTTTGAATAAAACTTGATAAGGTTGCAAGCGCACGTGCGAACAATTGGTATTCCAACTGAATAAGCCTGTCACGGTTTGCACAGCATTGATGGATTGAGGAAAATTGGCGGGATTGGAGCCGAGTAAATATACGCCTCCGGTAGAGGTTAGTGTAACCACATCGCCTTGATTGGGATCCGTAGCTTTTACATTAAACGCGATAGAAGTTCCAGCTACAACACAGGTATCTCTCAGCGCAGCAATTACTGGTGGGTCGTTTTGACATCCCCCGGAAACGGTGACTTGCAAATCTCTTTCTACCGAGCCAATGAGATTTCCCAAACGCCATTCCTTTATCAGGATTGCAAAATTGAACTCACCAATAGGGCTGGGGCAATTCCAAATCATATCGCCGGTGGAGGAATTTATGGTTACTCCGGGAGGAAGGGTGTAGCCAAAAATGGGAGTACCAAATTCTCCTTTGCAATCAATCAATTCATACGATAAACTATCTCCATCCGAATCAAAAGCCCCGGGATTGTGCACAAATTTTTTACAAGTACAAGCATTGTCGATAGGCGGATTTAGAAGTACAGGAGAAGTATTGTTAAATCCTAAAAAAGGGTTAATACACAACTGAGTTTCGATGTAAAATGAAACGTTAGTAGAGTTGGGAATATTAATTACACTGGCATTTCGATTAGGATCGGTAACTGAAATTAAAAAGCAAGAAGCACCTGCATAAGTATGTACGCCGATGTAAACATTTTTTTTGATGTCGCCCGCAACCTGTTCGCCTTGATGAGGGCATGAACCGGAAGCAATTCCATTGGTGCGCGTGATAGTATCTCTGGAGCCATCTCCCCAAATGATTTCTAACTCACATCTATCGGGAATTTGGTTGGCCGGAAGTCGTGTGTAAGTGGTAACAGTGGCTTCGTATTTAAAAGAGTTGGGATTATTGGCATCGTAAATTCTACGGTAAGTAATCTCGCCGGCACGATTGTGGGTTGCAAAAACAGTGTGTACTATTAGCACAATAAAGAAAAGAAGCAGCGCAATTTTTTTCACAAAAACAATCAAATAAGGACTACTAAGATAACTATTATTTTGCTGTTGAAATGTTAATATTTGATTACTTGTTGCTCCATTTCTTTAGGCAGGCTGCGATATTCGTATTGTTGGGTGCGAAGTTGAGGGTCAAAACCGGCCTCTTGAATGGCATCTTGAATGCCTTGAGAGGTGAAGCGATGCGGTGCTCCGGCAACGGAAACAACGTTTTCTTCGATCATAATCGAACCAAAATCATTGGCACCAGCGTGCAAACAAAGCTGAGCCACTTGTTTTCCAACTGTTAGCCAAGAGGCCTGAATATTTTTAACGTTAGGCAACATAATTCTGCTCATGGCAATCATACGGATGTATTCATCCCCACTCACATTATTTGTGATTCCTTTATGTCGTTTCAGCAACGTTCCATCGTCCTGAAAAGGCCAAGGAATAAATGCTAAAAATCCTTTTGCATGTTCCGGTTTTTCGCTTTGTACTTGCCGCAACCATACCAAATGTTCAAATCGTTCTTCAATCGTTTCGATGTGGCCAAACATCATGGTTGCTGAAGTAGTGATGTCTAGTGTATGAGCAGCCCGCATTACATCCAACCACTCTCGGCCCGTACATTTTCCTTTCGAAATAAGCCTTCGCACGCGGTCATTCAAAATTTCGGCACCGGCGCCCGGTAGGGAATCCAGCCCAGCAGCTTTTAATTTTTGCAACACTTCAGTATGCGTCGATTTTTCGAGTTTTGTGATGTGCGCAATTTCGGGTGGCCCAAGTGAATGCAGTTTTAAAGTAGGATAAAGTTGCTTAAGCTCTTTAAATAAATCCACATAAAAGCTTAGCCCTAAATCGGGATGGTGGCCACCTTGTAGCAGCAGTTGCTCCCCTCCGTATTTGAAGGTTTCCTCAATTTTCTCTTTGTATTGATCTATGCTGGTGATGTAGGCTTCGGCATGCCCGGGAATGCGATAAAAATTACAAAACTTACAATTTGCGATGCAAACGTTGGTAGTGTTCACGTTGCGGTCGATAATCCAGGTAACTTTATTATCGGGCTTCTGAATTTTACGCAATTCATTGGCTACAAAAGTGAGTTCGGCAAGGGGGGCTTTTTCAAATAAAAATTTCCCTTCCTCAATCGTAAGAAATTCAAAGTTTAAAGCGCGTTTTAATAAGTTATCTGTGTTCATCTAAAGTCAACAAGTTTAAAAGATGAATGTTTTTGGATACAAACATTCATCCTGCATCAAAATTGAGGTAAAAGTATGAAATCATTGGGAATTGTAAGGATTAATCACCGTTATGAGATTTATATGAAAAGTCGGCGGCTTAACATTAATTTAACATTGGCTTAACAAAAACAAAAAGTTACATCCGATTTTAAGGGACTTATTTTTCATTCCTTTGCAGTGTTTAACGGAATATCAATAAACTTAGCACACAACACAATGAAATTCGATAATTTAATACAAGCACTCATCCCCAAAGACAAGAAGTTTTTTTCGATGTTTGAAAAGGCTACTTCCAATTTGGTATCTATCTCCAAGGTTTTGTGCGAAATGGCAACCGCTTCGTCACCTGAGCGCAGAATGGAATTGGCGAAGGCTATAGATGATTTGGAACATGTTGGCGATCAAATAACGCATGATATTTTCAGTGAATTAGCAGCAACTTTTATAACTCCATTTGACCGAGAAGATATTCACTCTTTGACCTCCGCGGTCGACGACATTGTGGATCACATACATGGGGCATCCAAACGTATTATTTTATACAAGTTTGAAAAGATATCACCTGCCATGCAAAAGCTGTCGGAGCTTATTTTACAAGGCTCTGAAGAGTTGCATAAGGCAGTTTGTGAATTGCGTAACATGAAAAATGTGAGCAGTATGCGTGAGGCTTGTGTGCGCATCAACAGTATAGAGAACCATGCCGATGATATTTTTGACATGGCGGTTGCACAGCTTTTTGAAGATGAAAAAAACGCCATCGAAATTATCAAAACCAAAGAAGTGCTTCAAACCCTTGAAACGGCTACTGATAAATGCGAAGATGCAGCAAATGTGATTGAATCCATTATGATTAAATACGCTTAATACCTGCTTATGACTTTCCTCGTAGTTATTATTATTCTGGCACTGGTTTTTGATTACATCAATGGCTTTCATGATGCAGCAAACTCAATTGCAACGGTTGTTTCAACAAAGGTACTTACCCCGTTTCAGGCGGTATTGTGGGCGGCACTTTTTAACTTTGTTGCTTTCTTTTTGTTCAAAGATCATGCGGTTGCCAACACCATTTCCAAAACAGTACATAAAGAATTTATTACACTTACCGTTATTTTTTCAGGATTGATAGCAGCCATAGTTTGGAATTTGCTTACCTGGTGGTATGGAATACCTTCTTCTTCCTCCCATACACTCATTGGTGGATTTGCCGGAGCAGCCTTGTCACATGCCTATATTTCGACCGGATTTGTAGGATTCGCAGAGGTGGTGGAGATGGATAAAATTCTTAAAACCGTATTGTTTATCTTTTTAGCTCCCCTTATCGGGATGGCTGTATCCATGTACATTGCACTGGTCACGCTGATGCGGAATACCTGGCTGCGCATACTCGTAATTCTAATTACAGCAGGATGTACCTGGGTGTTGTTTGATCATTTGGAGCAAAATAAGTTGGAGGAAAATGTAAAGAAATTCTACAAAGTGGAACAACTTACAAAAGATGTAGTGAAACATCCTGAATTACAAGTTAAATTGGATTCAGCGATTTATGCCATTGCCTTAACCAAACCGCTTCTTGGCGAATTTAATACGGCCGGTTCAGCCTCGATAGCTGCTCAAGTTAAGAATACAATTGACCCAAGAGTAGATGAGAAAAAACTCGAAAAGGAATTGGGTAAGGCTGATAATTCACTTATTGTGAATTGCATGATGTTGGCGATATTGATATTTATTTGCGCCTACATCTATTCCGAAAAAATAAAGACTCCAACTGCATCCCGCATTGGAAAAATGTTTAAGCGCTTACAGCTATTATCCTCCGCAGCATTTAGCATTGGTCATGGTGGTAACGATGCGCAAAAGGTAATGGGAATTATTTCGGCAGCCATGATTGCAAATGGAAATATTGCCGACATTAAACAAATGCCGGACTGGGTTCCTTTGGCTTGTTATGCTGCTATTGGTTTAGGTACGTTAAGCGGAGGTTGGAAAATTGTGAAAACAATGGGCTCAAAAATTACCAAAGTTACTCCGCTCGAAGGTGTGTGTGCTGAAACATCGGGTGCGCTAACGCTATTCATGACCGAGCAAATGGGAATTCCTGTAAGTACTACACATACCATTACCGGATCAATTATCGGTGTGGGTGCAACTAAACGCCTTTCAGCAGTGCGCTGGGGGGTAACGGTTAATTTAATGTGGGCTTGGATTCTAACAATACCGGTGAGCGCTGTGATTGCAGGATTAGTTTATAGCGTAATTCATTATTTTCACCTTGCACCAAACTAGGGGTTGAGCAGAGTAGTAACAAAACTTATTGAGTAAGCTGTTTAAATACATCCTCCAAGCTTTGTTCTTCTTTTTGAAGTGTTAATACCGACAGATTATTGGTCACTGCAAATTGAAAAATTGCTGCTCGAATGTCTTTTTGAGCACTTGATTTTAGTTTCCAAATTCCGGGTGAAACAGGCACGGCATCGGTAACTCCTTCAATTTTTTTCAATTCGCTTTTGCTGATTTCTTTATCGAATTCTACCCGTATTACTTGTTCATTTTCTTTTTGTTGTTGAAGCGATTCGGTGGAGTCGTTTGCAACAATCGAACCTTTATTTACAATGATAACACGGTCGCACACTGCTTTCACTTCTTGCATGATGTGTGTGCTGAGCATCACTGTTTTTTCCTTACCTACTTTGCGAATTAATTCGCGTATTTCGGTTAATTGATTGGGGTCAAGTCCGGTGGTGGGTTCATCTAATATCAGCACTTTTGGATCGTGGATAAGTGCTTGCGCTAATCCCACACGTTGGCGATATCCTTTTGAAAGCGCACCTATCTTTTTATGTTGTTCCACTTGCAGCCCGGTAATTTCAATCATTTCGTTTACACGTGGCCAGGTTTTTTTTCCAAGGTGATGCAATCCTGCAATAAATTCGAGATACTCCTTTACATACATATCCAAATAAAGCGGGTTGTTCTCCGGAAGGTAGCCCACACATTTTCTTACTTCAATTGAATTTTCAATCACATCAAAGCCACAAACCGAAACATTGCCGGAAGTTTGAGGAATAAAGCAAGTAATGATTTTCATCATCGTGGATTTTCCGGCGCCATTCGGACCAAGAAATCCAATTATTTCTCCATTGGAAACTTCAAAAGATACATTGTCGAGCGCTTTTTGTTTTCCGTAAATTTTGGTTATGTTGTTTACTTTAATGGACATGTGGTTGCGGATAAACGAATTTTTGCGAAATTACGAAAGATGGTATTTTGTTTTAAACGTTAATAGATTCAGAAAGCTAAAAATTAAGTTCTTTCCACCATCAATCTGTTGCTAATTACTGCGAGCAAAGCTAATTCTTTTTCTAATTTTGAAATCTAAATTAATCATAAAACGCAAAAGCCCTTTCATGACAGGACTTGTAATAAAATCTACCGGAAGTTGGTATACCGTTCGCAAGGTAGATGGAGGAATTGTAGACTGCCGCATCAAAGGAAATTTTAGAATAAAAGATATTAAAAGTACCAATCCAATAGCGGTTGGGGATGAGGTGGATTTTGAATTGGAAAAGGACAATGATAGTACTGTGGAAGCTAAGGGAGTGATCAATAAAATTGCTCCTCGAAAAAATTACATCATTCGTAAATCTATAAACCTATCGCGGCAAACGCATATACTGGCGGCAAATATTGACAGGGCTTTTCTGATTGTTACCGTTGCATCGCCCCGCACCTCAGTAGGTTTTATGGACCGCTTTTTAGTAACTGCAGAAGCCTATCATATACCGGTTACCATCGTTTTTAATAAAATGGATATTTGTGATACTTCGGAATTGGAAGAAGTAGAAAAAAGAAGTGCACTTTATTCCAAATTGGGCTACTCCTGTTGCAAAGTTTCGGCTTTTAAGGAAAGCGATTTGTTTGATTTGAGAGGACAATTGAAAGATAAAATAAATTTACTAAGCGGGCATTCGGGTGTAGGAAAATCGACTTTAATTAATGGATTAGATAGCAGTTTGAGCATTAAAACGGCGCAAATTTCGGATGCACACAGCAAAGGAACGCATACTACCACCTTTGCCGAAATGCATGAATTAAAGAGTGGAGGTTTTATTATTGACACTCCAGGTATAAAAGAAATTGGGATTGTGGATATTGAGAAAGAAGAGTTGTGGAGTTTTTTTCCGGAATTTAGGGAACGGGTAAATCAATGTAAATTCAATAATTGTTTGCATATACACGAGCCCGGTTGCAAGGTGAAACAGGATGTTGAAAGCGGTGAAATTGCACTGAGCCGTTATAACAGCTATTGCAGTATTTTTAATGGCGAAGAAAATTAAATGGAATGAAAGCAGTTATTCAGCGCGTTTCAAAAGCTTCGGTAAGCATTGATGGTAAAATAAAATCTTTTATTGCTTCAGGAATCTTGATTTTGGTGGGTATTGAAGATGCAGATTCCATGGAAGACATAACGTGGTTGTGTGCAAAAATTTGCAACCTCCGTATTTTTGACGACTCAAATCAGCAAATGAACTTATCGGTAAAAGACATTGGTGGTGAGGCCTTGGTGATAAGTCAGTTTACCCTGATGGCAAGCACTAAAAAGGGGAATCGGCCTTCTTACATTAAAGCCGCAAGGCCGGAAATAGCCATTCCGCTATATGAAAAATTTATTGCGCAACTGGAACAAGATTTAGGTAAATCGATAGCCACAGGAGAGTTTGGTGCCGACATGAAAGTGGAATTATTAAATGACGGACCGGTTACTATCCTAATGGATACTAAAAACAAAGAATAGGATGACACTTAACGAAGCACAAGAGCAAGTCGATACTTGGATAAAGACGCATGGTGTACGCTATTTTAATGAGCTTACCAATATGGCTTTACTCACCGAAGAAGTAGGAGAGGTAGCACGCATTATTGCCCGCACTTACGGAGAACAATCTTCCAAAAATTCGGATATGGATAAAGAACTGGCGGATGAGTTGGCAGATGTGTTATTTGTGGTAATTTGTTTGGCCAATCAAACCGGAATTGATCTAGCAGCAGCGCTACAAAAAAATTTAGAAAAGAAAACACTTCGGGATGCGGAGCGGCACAAAGGGAATGAGAAGTTAAAATAAGTAGCTAGTTTAACTAGCTTTATTTGTAGCCGTTATAGGTCAATTTAATGTCATCAATTGCGATGTTTTTCTTTTGTGAATTCCAAACATAAACATTTACCTTATCATTTTCTTTTATTCTGTAATTGTCGAATCGAATGGTGGAAGAAATGTTTTGCCAGTTACTATTCTTTTTCGCGTCAATTTCAATTGCTTTCCAAACTACAATACTGTCTTTTTGGTTTTTAATTTGAAATACAATTATGCCCCCTTTATAGGTTTCGTCAAGTATCATATAATTGGCTGAAACACTAAGAGAATTCATATATTGAAGACTATCCAATTGCTTGGGATTATTGTCAATTGTGAGCCCGTATTCCAAAGCGGCAGGGAATTCGGAGGAGTGTTTTCCTGAACTGTAATAGGAGCTTCCAATTGCCGTTGCATCCATATAGTCTTTAGCATTCTCCATATCGTAGGAGAGGTTTAAAGTAATGGGAGATCCCAATTTTCTTAAATCAAAAACATCAATATTTTTATACGATCCCAATTTCACGGAAGTAAACCTAGCTAGTGCACTTTGATTATACATGTCGGGATTATTCACTATTAAAAATTTGGCTCCTTTTTTATTTTTCCTCAAACCAGTTTTCCGTCAAAGGGTTGGGTGCAGATGCCTGAGTCCATCCTTTTTGATTCATAAAGTAGAGACTGATATCAAAACTATAGTCCGGTAAACTTATCACTAAATCGTTTGGTTGGATTCCTAAGGATCTGAGATAGGGTGAGATTTCACGCAGTTGCTCTGTGTGTTGATGAAAATCAAACTTTGCCCATTGAAGTAAGGCGATTTCATTTTTTGAATAACAAGTGGGGTAATTTCGTTCTTGGGTATTGAAATAGCGAATAGAAGTTTTGGCACTGGCTAAGTAAACATTATAGGCTAAAATAAGGGCGAATATCATTTTAAACCATTCGGCTGAGAAAATACTTGAAAATGATTTTTGCATGAAAGCGAAAAAGGAAATCAATGCAAAGGCAACAAACACCAATAAATTGGTAAGGTAGTAATCATGACCTTCGGTTACAGCGCCGAACCATAGAATTAGAAATGCAATAACCGCAAAGAATAATTGTACGGTAATAAAGAGTAAGAAGCCATTCGTTTTTTTGAACAAAATCACCTGTGCAAAGAAAAAGGCAAATAGGAGCATTAAGGTTTCAAAATTAAAGAACTGATGAAGCGTCATCGCACCTTTAAAAAAGGTGATGCGTTTTTCAATATCAGCAGCACTGTAATCCCAAATAGGCATAATACCAACTAAAAACACACCCGAGCCATGTTCGTCGTTATAGCGTTGGGCATAGGAATACCATAAATACAAACCAATTGCTACAACAATGAAGGGGATAATTTGTCTTTTTTTATCTGTAAAAATTTTCCCGTTGTCTTTAAAATTTACTCCCAATATTTCAACCAAAAATACACCTAGAATTGAAAAATAGCTTAGCATGGAGGAAACCTTTAGCAGTCCCCCAATCAGAAAAAAAAGCAATGATAAATTCAGATGAGCATTTTTTCCTGAGTTATAAAATTTGCCAAAATAATACCATGCAATAAATGCAAAAGAGAGGCCTAGTGGGTCCATAATGAATCCATTAGAATAGTAAACTAAAATGGGAGAGGTGAATACCAATAATGCAATTAATATGGCCCAAAA
The sequence above is a segment of the Bacteroidota bacterium genome. Coding sequences within it:
- a CDS encoding nucleotide pyrophosphohydrolase, whose protein sequence is MTLNEAQEQVDTWIKTHGVRYFNELTNMALLTEEVGEVARIIARTYGEQSSKNSDMDKELADELADVLFVVICLANQTGIDLAAALQKNLEKKTLRDAERHKGNEKLK
- a CDS encoding gliding motility-associated C-terminal domain-containing protein, producing MKKIALLLFFIVLIVHTVFATHNRAGEITYRRIYDANNPNSFKYEATVTTYTRLPANQIPDRCELEIIWGDGSRDTITRTNGIASGSCPHQGEQVAGDIKKNVYIGVHTYAGASCFLISVTDPNRNASVINIPNSTNVSFYIETQLCINPFLGFNNTSPVLLNPPIDNACTCKKFVHNPGAFDSDGDSLSYELIDCKGEFGTPIFGYTLPPGVTINSSTGDMIWNCPSPIGEFNFAILIKEWRLGNLIGSVERDLQVTVSGGCQNDPPVIAALRDTCVVAGTSIAFNVKATDPNQGDVVTLTSTGGVYLLGSNPANFPQSINAVQTVTGLFSWNTNCSHVRLQPYQVLFKAEDNDLSTPLVDIKTINIRVIAPAPQNLIATPTGSAIKLNWNQEICSEATGYKIYRRNSPSGYIPGDCITGIPASTGYVEIATVSGLSTTSFTDNNNGNGLVNGLDYCYMIYAIFDDGSKSYASNEFCVQLKKDSPIITNVDVVETSTTTGKITVAWSKPTEIDTQAVPGPYRYLIYRSVGFGNGNFQLVDSTNSINDTIYQDTQNLNTKENPYSYRIELYTLLPNHIFISNSSKASSVFLSIVPNDNQLQLNWNFNVPWTDSLFIIYKQNEFIPTQFDSIGKTTLKTFTDTGLINGRTYCYKIKEIGKYSAPGIVSPIINRSQIACAAPQDFTAPCAPKNFTIKSDCDLIQNTISWSNPNTSCADDVVAYKIYYTPVLGEELYLIKLINDQNELVFSHNNNGNSIAGCYAVAAVDSFGNEGAMSDSVCVDNCPVYELPNVITVDGDGANDLFVPFPYKFVESIDLVIYNRWGQAVFKSNDPNIRWDGKNQYSKQLVPDGVYYYVCEVHEIRLSGIETRELKGFVHVFTSQQKPGGN
- a CDS encoding D-tyrosyl-tRNA(Tyr) deacylase; the protein is MKAVIQRVSKASVSIDGKIKSFIASGILILVGIEDADSMEDITWLCAKICNLRIFDDSNQQMNLSVKDIGGEALVISQFTLMASTKKGNRPSYIKAARPEIAIPLYEKFIAQLEQDLGKSIATGEFGADMKVELLNDGPVTILMDTKNKE
- a CDS encoding inorganic phosphate transporter, with product MTFLVVIIILALVFDYINGFHDAANSIATVVSTKVLTPFQAVLWAALFNFVAFFLFKDHAVANTISKTVHKEFITLTVIFSGLIAAIVWNLLTWWYGIPSSSSHTLIGGFAGAALSHAYISTGFVGFAEVVEMDKILKTVLFIFLAPLIGMAVSMYIALVTLMRNTWLRILVILITAGCTWVLFDHLEQNKLEENVKKFYKVEQLTKDVVKHPELQVKLDSAIYAIALTKPLLGEFNTAGSASIAAQVKNTIDPRVDEKKLEKELGKADNSLIVNCMMLAILIFICAYIYSEKIKTPTASRIGKMFKRLQLLSSAAFSIGHGGNDAQKVMGIISAAMIANGNIADIKQMPDWVPLACYAAIGLGTLSGGWKIVKTMGSKITKVTPLEGVCAETSGALTLFMTEQMGIPVSTTHTITGSIIGVGATKRLSAVRWGVTVNLMWAWILTIPVSAVIAGLVYSVIHYFHLAPN
- a CDS encoding riboflavin synthase, which codes for MFTGIIECLGKVVEIKNEKNNIHFFIDAPFTSELKVDQSVAHNGVCLTVTEINKSIYSVTAIQETLQKTNLGQLKIGDKINLERCMLMNGRLDGHIVQGHVDQTGICKAVEEQNGSWFFTFEYDSTAKNITVEKGSITVNGVSLTVVNSGKSEFSVAIIPYTFEHTNFHQLKKGDTVNLEFDIVGKYVAKLLQTN
- a CDS encoding glycosyltransferase family 39 protein, whose amino-acid sequence is MNKEPYFPQKSKWIFLFLLLVLSLIYNYHQIILRPPGIVHQWRQCDCLSLAANYYHFGMDFFSPAVYFASNDGTGKTASEFPAIYYFVAFLWKIFGKHEIIFRLVNLSIVYAGLFFLFRFIEEKLRDSFWAILIALLVFTSPILVYYSNGFIMDPLGLSFAFIAWYYFGKFYNSGKNAHLNLSLLFFLIGGLLKVSSMLSYFSILGVFLVEILGVNFKDNGKIFTDKKRQIIPFIVVAIGLYLWYSYAQRYNDEHGSGVFLVGIMPIWDYSAADIEKRITFFKGAMTLHQFFNFETLMLLFAFFFAQVILFKKTNGFLLFITVQLFFAVIAFLILWFGAVTEGHDYYLTNLLVFVAFALISFFAFMQKSFSSIFSAEWFKMIFALILAYNVYLASAKTSIRYFNTQERNYPTCYSKNEIALLQWAKFDFHQHTEQLREISPYLRSLGIQPNDLVISLPDYSFDISLYFMNQKGWTQASAPNPLTENWFEEK
- a CDS encoding DUF47 domain-containing protein encodes the protein MKFDNLIQALIPKDKKFFSMFEKATSNLVSISKVLCEMATASSPERRMELAKAIDDLEHVGDQITHDIFSELAATFITPFDREDIHSLTSAVDDIVDHIHGASKRIILYKFEKISPAMQKLSELILQGSEELHKAVCELRNMKNVSSMREACVRINSIENHADDIFDMAVAQLFEDEKNAIEIIKTKEVLQTLETATDKCEDAANVIESIMIKYA
- the mqnC gene encoding dehypoxanthine futalosine cyclase encodes the protein MNTDNLLKRALNFEFLTIEEGKFLFEKAPLAELTFVANELRKIQKPDNKVTWIIDRNVNTTNVCIANCKFCNFYRIPGHAEAYITSIDQYKEKIEETFKYGGEQLLLQGGHHPDLGLSFYVDLFKELKQLYPTLKLHSLGPPEIAHITKLEKSTHTEVLQKLKAAGLDSLPGAGAEILNDRVRRLISKGKCTGREWLDVMRAAHTLDITTSATMMFGHIETIEERFEHLVWLRQVQSEKPEHAKGFLAFIPWPFQDDGTLLKRHKGITNNVSGDEYIRMIAMSRIMLPNVKNIQASWLTVGKQVAQLCLHAGANDFGSIMIEENVVSVAGAPHRFTSQGIQDAIQEAGFDPQLRTQQYEYRSLPKEMEQQVIKY
- the rsgA gene encoding ribosome small subunit-dependent GTPase A, with the translated sequence MTGLVIKSTGSWYTVRKVDGGIVDCRIKGNFRIKDIKSTNPIAVGDEVDFELEKDNDSTVEAKGVINKIAPRKNYIIRKSINLSRQTHILAANIDRAFLIVTVASPRTSVGFMDRFLVTAEAYHIPVTIVFNKMDICDTSELEEVEKRSALYSKLGYSCCKVSAFKESDLFDLRGQLKDKINLLSGHSGVGKSTLINGLDSSLSIKTAQISDAHSKGTHTTTFAEMHELKSGGFIIDTPGIKEIGIVDIEKEELWSFFPEFRERVNQCKFNNCLHIHEPGCKVKQDVESGEIALSRYNSYCSIFNGEEN
- the gldA gene encoding gliding motility-associated ABC transporter ATP-binding subunit GldA yields the protein MSIKVNNITKIYGKQKALDNVSFEVSNGEIIGFLGPNGAGKSTMMKIITCFIPQTSGNVSVCGFDVIENSIEVRKCVGYLPENNPLYLDMYVKEYLEFIAGLHHLGKKTWPRVNEMIEITGLQVEQHKKIGALSKGYRQRVGLAQALIHDPKVLILDEPTTGLDPNQLTEIRELIRKVGKEKTVMLSTHIMQEVKAVCDRVIIVNKGSIVANDSTESLQQQKENEQVIRVEFDKEISKSELKKIEGVTDAVPVSPGIWKLKSSAQKDIRAAIFQFAVTNNLSVLTLQKEEQSLEDVFKQLTQ